The genomic window TTTTTAAGATTTAGAGGGGACTGTCCTGTTTTTATAAACATAATTACAAATGATAATAAAAAGATTAAAATTAAACCGAGAAACTTTGGAATAGATTTGAATGAAGAATTTATTGAAGAATTAAAAAAAGTTATTGGAGAGGACTGTTTACATCCTGGAATATAAAAATGGAAAAAATACCCGTAAAACCATTCTGGTGGAAAAACGGACTTTATATAATTGACCAGAGAATTCTTCCAGGGAAAGAGATTGTTTTAAAACTTGATAATGTGAAAAAAGTTTACAGAGCAATAAGAGAATTAAAAATAAGAGGAGCACCTTTAATTGGATGTGTTTCTGCTTATGGAGTGATTGTTTCCTTCCTTGAAAATAAAAAATTGTCTTTTGAAAAAATAAAAGAAAAAATAAAAAAAGATATTAATTTCTTAAAAAGTTCAAGACCAACTGCCTATAATCTTTTTTATGCCTTAAATAGAATGGAAAGAATAGTTGATGATAAAAGTATAAAAGATAAAGAAGAACTGTTTGAAAGATTGCTTGAAGAAGTGGAAAGTATTTATGAAGAAGATTTAAATGCCTGTTATAAAATTGGTGAATACGGAAATAAAATTATAAAAAATGGTATGAATATTTTAACACATTGTAATGCTGGAGGACTTGCAACAAGTGGTTTTGGAACTGCTCTTGCTCCTGTTTTTGTGGCGCATCAGAAAGGTAAAAAAATCCATGTATATGTTGATGAAACAAGGCCTGTTCTTCAGGGAGCAAGATTAACAGCATGGGAACTTGAAAAGAATAAAATTTCCTATACTCTTATTTGTGATAATATGGCTGGATATTTGATGAAAAAGGGTAAAATAGATATTGTAATTGTTGGAGCGGATAGAATTGCAAAAAATGGTGATACAGCAAATAAAATAGGTACATATTCCCTTGCGGTTCTGGCAAATTACCATAAGATTCCATTTTATATTGCAGCGCCTTTTTCAACTTTTGATTTTAATATAGAAGATGGAAGTGAAATACCAATTGAAGAAAGAAATGAAAATGAGGTTAAAAAAATTAATGGGAAGTATATATGTCCTTTAAATTCTAATGTTTTCAATCCTGCTTTTGATGTAACACCTGCATATTTAATAACAGGTTTCCTAACTGAAAGAGGGATTTTTAAACCAGAGGAAATAAAAAATCTGGGCGGTTAGCTCAGTGGTTAGAGCGCTTCCTTCACAAGGAAGAGGCCACAGGTTCAAGTCCTGTACCGCCCACATTATTAAAAAACTTTCTTGAATAATTGAAAAAGATATACAATAATTTATCGGATTTTACAGAATTTTTTAAAGAAGAGTATAATAAAAGAGTAAATACTTGCTCAACTACAGGTATAAAACACTGGAATTTGAAAAATTCCAAGTGTTTTTTCTGACGTCTTTTGCCCAGAACAAGTTATAATTACCTTAAACCCTCAAAGATTGAGGGGGTGCTGGTGCGACGAATAAGGAGCACCGATTAGCACGGGTGGCGAGATGGTGAGCCACCCATTTAGGGGAGTTGATACCTTTTGGGGATTTTAAAGGGATTTAAACCCCTTTAAGAAAGAACCGTAGCCTTTTGCCTCATATAAGAATCTAAGTAAAATTTATATACGATGCCTCACATAAAATTCTAAGCGAAAATTTCTTCTTTTTCAATTTTTTCTCCTTTTTCTTTCAATCTTTTTCTCCTTACCATCTCAAACAATTTATCCTCAAGTTCTATCAATTTTTTCTTTATCTCAACTGGATTTAAACTTTCATATACCTCTTTCAATTTCTTTTTCGTTTTTTCGTCTATATTTTCACATTCCATAACTCTTTGATAAGGTGTCTTTGGGTTATTATATATTGTCTTGCTTATCGCTTTCCTTACTTTCATTTCTAACTCCTTCCTCATTTTCTCACCTCCTTTTTCTTCTTATTTTCCAGGAGGCGAGGTATAATTTCAATTAGATTTTTTTAATAAGGCAACGAATCATTTTCGCTTAGATTTTTAATGAGGCAATTCGAAAACTTGACAAATTTTAAAGATATAGGTAGAATATGTATACAAGTTGGCAAAATATGTGTACATATTAAGAAATGAGGACAAAAGCAAAAGAGTTAAAAGAAAAGATTATAGAGTATCTGCTCACCAACTTCAGGGAGAATGGTAAAGAAAAAATAACAGAGGAAAAAATTGCATCATATTTTAAAATAAGCAGAACTCCTGTTAGAGAAGTTTTAAAATCACTTGAGAATGAAGGATTAATAAGTGTAAGGAGAAACAGAGGGATAAAAATAAGAAAATTTTCAAAAGAAGATATTAAAAAAGTTTATGATGTAAGAATAATACTTGAGGAATATGCAATAAAGGAAGCGATTAAAAATTTAAAAGAAGAAAATATAAAAAAATTAAGAGAGTATGTAAGAAATTATAATAAAGCAAGGAAAGAAGGCAAATGGTTGGAAGCCAAAAAGATTGATCAATTATTTCATGAAAAAATAGTTGAACTTTCTGGTAACTGGTATTTAAATTATCTAGTAAAAAAATTGAATGTATTTTCTTTTTTCTTTTCTTTGCCTAAAAAAGACCAGAAATACAGAATAGACCCTAATCCATATTCACATAATAGAATTTTAAAAGCACTGATAAAAAAAGACCATGAAATTGCATCTGAAACAATAAAAAATCATATCTTATGGATAAAGAATTATACATTGAAAAATTTTGAAAAAAGGAGGTGAGGAAAATGAGAAGAAAAGGATTTACATTGATAGAGCTTTTGGTTGTAGTGGCGATAATAGCGATACTTGCAGGGATGTTACTTCCTGTACTGGCAAGAGCAAGAGAAAATGCAAGAAGGGTTACCTGTATGAACAACTTAAAACAAATTGGACTTGCAACACATATTTATGCTCAGGATTATGATGGGTTTATACCTGTTGGTGGAATTCCAACATGGACCTGTGAATGCCCAACAATATGGAGACTGGAAAATGCAACTCACCCTGGATATGTTGGACTTGGGATTTTGTGTATTGGATGGAGACAGACAGGAAGAGGAAGATATTTACCAGACCCTATGTTTCTTCTCTGTCCGAGTGTTCCAAGATATTTTTACTGGGTGAGAAAATATTATCATAAAGGATGGATGTACCAATGGTTTGAGTATCCAAATATTACTTCCAACAATAAGGTTTACAATAATTATGCAAGAAATTTAAGACCATATTCAGATGCAAATACATATAAAGAAACAAAAGCGAAGGTTGATATATGTGCTAAAAAGGGATATATTTGGGTTGCTGATTCTCTGGGTTATTATGCCTGGAATTATGGAAATCCACCCGGTGCGAGTTCTGAAGGATACAGTCATTCAGGAAGAGATAGATTGCCAATGGGATTAAATGTTTTGTTTTTTGATGGCTCTGTAAAATGGATAAATGATCAAGATCATAAACTCCTTTATAAATATCGGTGCAATTCCTATGGAACAGAGAGTTTCTGGACTTTAACAGCAAATGATTTAAAGTAAAAGGAAGAAAATTGCTCGTTAAAATACTTTTTTTTGATTATAGACACATAGAAGTAATAGAAGGATTTGAAAGGAAGATTGAAAGACCTGAGAAATTTAAAGGTAATCCTATTTTTGTTTCGGGCCATCCTCTTGAAGAAAACTGGATTTCTTATTATGGTTCTGTTATAAGAAGACCTGATGGATTATGGCAGACCTGGTATACAACAATAATTAAGGATAAAGGAATTCTTGCACTTGGTTATGCTGAAAGTGAAGATGGAATAAAATGGGAAAGGATTGAGAAAGATGCGATTAAAATAAATAATAAAAATACACATTTTGTTTTTGATAGAGAACCACATGGAGCAAGTATTATTTACGATGAAAAAGAGGAGAGAGAAAACTGGAAATATAAACTGATATGTGGTGCTCATCCTTCCGGATGTATTTCTATTTTTCACAGTAAAGATGGAATTCACTGGCTTCCTGCTCAAAAAAATCCTGTTATAGGAACAAATCCTGATTGTCCGATGTCTCTTTTAAGGCTACCTTCAGGTAAATATGTTGCATATCATCGTCCAGTCCTTGGAGATAGAAGGATAGCAAGGTCTGAATCGTGGGATTTTATTAACTGGTCTGAAGCAAAAATAGTTATAGACCAATCACCTGAAGACCCACCACAGATACAGTTTTATGGGATGGGTGCTTTTCCTTATGGAGAATATGAAATTGGGACTTTATGGATATATCATACAG from bacterium includes these protein-coding regions:
- the mtnA gene encoding S-methyl-5-thioribose-1-phosphate isomerase yields the protein MEKIPVKPFWWKNGLYIIDQRILPGKEIVLKLDNVKKVYRAIRELKIRGAPLIGCVSAYGVIVSFLENKKLSFEKIKEKIKKDINFLKSSRPTAYNLFYALNRMERIVDDKSIKDKEELFERLLEEVESIYEEDLNACYKIGEYGNKIIKNGMNILTHCNAGGLATSGFGTALAPVFVAHQKGKKIHVYVDETRPVLQGARLTAWELEKNKISYTLICDNMAGYLMKKGKIDIVIVGADRIAKNGDTANKIGTYSLAVLANYHKIPFYIAAPFSTFDFNIEDGSEIPIEERNENEVKKINGKYICPLNSNVFNPAFDVTPAYLITGFLTERGIFKPEEIKNLGG
- a CDS encoding GntR family transcriptional regulator, with amino-acid sequence MRTKAKELKEKIIEYLLTNFRENGKEKITEEKIASYFKISRTPVREVLKSLENEGLISVRRNRGIKIRKFSKEDIKKVYDVRIILEEYAIKEAIKNLKEENIKKLREYVRNYNKARKEGKWLEAKKIDQLFHEKIVELSGNWYLNYLVKKLNVFSFFFSLPKKDQKYRIDPNPYSHNRILKALIKKDHEIASETIKNHILWIKNYTLKNFEKRR
- a CDS encoding type II secretion system protein; the encoded protein is MRRKGFTLIELLVVVAIIAILAGMLLPVLARARENARRVTCMNNLKQIGLATHIYAQDYDGFIPVGGIPTWTCECPTIWRLENATHPGYVGLGILCIGWRQTGRGRYLPDPMFLLCPSVPRYFYWVRKYYHKGWMYQWFEYPNITSNNKVYNNYARNLRPYSDANTYKETKAKVDICAKKGYIWVADSLGYYAWNYGNPPGASSEGYSHSGRDRLPMGLNVLFFDGSVKWINDQDHKLLYKYRCNSYGTESFWTLTANDLK